In a single window of the Thermofilum uzonense genome:
- a CDS encoding sugar phosphate nucleotidyltransferase, giving the protein MRVVVLTGGQTKRMLPLTEGYSRALLNIMGKPLFMYPLQTALKVVAGKGLVVTSSDTPLGEIIRHLQATGLSAHVSVKTQQEPGIEGALLASREFTEGEEWFMLAYGDVIVNEEAFRLVLDVHAGSGRPSALLIPSSNIQSFGSAIVRENMITRFLPGGYSDETSYVVGGIFILPSEFFSLLKNDSSFFEALNQLIEKTGVYAAFWTGDWIAVDYPWDLINALYSLIDKKCGKIIAPSAKVSPTAILEGCVIIDEGATVDHYAVIKGPVYIGRNSFIGMGAFIREYTSIEENVVVGAYSEIKRSVLQPFSTVGSFSLITDSVLGYGSVAEPRTTVISMLPENFTAVRELPLQGIVGKKKKLGAFVSPYARIKSGTVLGPAVKVHRDGHIEGVQ; this is encoded by the coding sequence ATGCGTGTAGTCGTATTGACGGGAGGACAGACAAAAAGGATGCTACCCTTAACAGAGGGTTACTCCCGTGCTCTGCTTAACATAATGGGAAAACCTCTCTTCATGTATCCACTTCAGACGGCTTTAAAGGTTGTAGCTGGCAAGGGCTTGGTAGTAACCTCATCCGATACACCTCTTGGCGAGATAATCAGACATCTCCAGGCAACAGGATTATCCGCTCATGTATCTGTTAAGACCCAGCAGGAACCTGGCATTGAGGGAGCACTTTTAGCCTCTAGAGAGTTTACCGAGGGAGAAGAATGGTTCATGCTTGCTTACGGTGACGTAATAGTCAATGAGGAGGCGTTTAGACTTGTTCTTGATGTTCACGCAGGGAGTGGTAGACCTTCAGCACTACTTATCCCCAGCTCGAACATCCAATCTTTTGGATCTGCTATAGTACGCGAGAACATGATCACAAGGTTCCTTCCAGGAGGATATAGCGATGAGACGAGCTATGTGGTGGGAGGGATTTTCATTCTACCTTCAGAGTTCTTTTCACTTTTAAAAAATGACTCGTCGTTCTTTGAAGCTCTTAATCAGCTAATCGAGAAGACTGGCGTGTATGCAGCCTTCTGGACGGGGGACTGGATAGCTGTCGACTATCCCTGGGATCTTATAAACGCCTTATACAGCCTGATAGATAAGAAGTGCGGGAAAATAATAGCACCGAGTGCCAAGGTTTCTCCTACAGCCATCCTTGAAGGATGCGTAATAATAGATGAAGGAGCTACTGTGGATCACTATGCAGTTATAAAGGGTCCTGTGTACATTGGAAGGAACTCCTTTATAGGTATGGGAGCTTTCATTAGGGAATATACTTCGATCGAGGAGAACGTTGTTGTCGGGGCTTACTCTGAGATAAAGCGTAGCGTTCTACAACCTTTCTCTACAGTGGGTAGCTTTTCGCTGATCACCGATAGCGTTTTGGGGTATGGGAGCGTGGCTGAACCCCGTACAACGGTTATCAGCATGCTACCTGAGAACTTTACCGCAGTACGCGAACTTCCATTACAAGGTATTGTCGGTAAGAAGAAGAAACTAGGAGCCTTTGTATCTCCATACGCACGCATTAAGTCTGGAACTGTATTGGGACCTGCTGTTAAAGTTCACAGGGATGGGCATATTGAGGGCGTGCAATGA